GCGCCCTGCGCGTGCACCTCGAAGGTCATGCCGTAGTCATTGCCGCAAACTTCGCATCTCGCCATGCGCCACAGGGTGAGCCGTCGGCCGCGCCCGGGCGAGCCGGCGCTGGGCGAGTCGCCGGGAATCACCCGTCCGCGCGGCCGTTCGCCCGGCCGCGGTCGCGCGGTCGTCCGCCGGCGTCCGCCCGGCCGCGCTCACCCGTCGGCGGGCTCCACGTCCCGGAGGAGCTGGCCGAAGGCCGCCTCGTCGACGACCGGTGTGCCGAACTGCCGGGCCTTGGCCGCCTTGGAGGTGCCCGAGTCGGGGTCATTGGTGACCAGCAGGCTGGTCAGCCGGGACAGGCTCGTCGCCACGTGCAGCCCGGCCTCGGTGGCCCGGTCCTCCAGCAGTTCGCGGTCGGTGGAGGTGTCCCCGGAGAAAGCCACCCGCATGCCCTGTTTGAGGCGCTTGCCCTCCTCGTACCGGCCCGGGTTGGGGTGGGGGCAGGCGGGCCGCTTCCGGGACGGACGCCAGCCGCCTCCCCGGTGGCCGCCGTGCCCCCCGCCCGCCTGCAGGCCGACCCGGGGCGTGTCCGACCACTCCGTCAGCGGCCGGCACTCCAGCAGCGGCAGCCGTAGGCCGCCCGCCGCCGCGGCCCGCAGACTGGGCCGGAACGCCTCGGCGAGCACCCGCGCGTCGTCCAGGGCGTGGTGCGCCCGCTGCTGCACGACCCCGAAGTGCGCCGCCAGCGACTCCAGCTTGAAGTTGGGCAGCGGCAGGCCCAGCTCCTTCGACAGCGCGATGGTGCACAGCCGCTGGCGCACCGGCGCCTCGCACCGGGCGCGCGCGTACTCCCGCGCGATCATCTGCCAGTCGAAGACCGCGTTGTGCGCGACGAGCACCCGGCCGTCGAGGCGGGCCGCGAACTCCCCGGCGATGTCCGCGAACAGCGGC
This is a stretch of genomic DNA from Streptomyces sp. TG1A-8. It encodes these proteins:
- a CDS encoding DEDDh family exonuclease, with translation MLEDRPTAVSSAAPWPAAYPRGYAVVDVETTGLARDDRIVSAAVYRLDARGEVEDHWYTLVNPQRDPGPVWIHGLTSEVLEGAPLFADIAGEFAARLDGRVLVAHNAVFDWQMIAREYARARCEAPVRQRLCTIALSKELGLPLPNFKLESLAAHFGVVQQRAHHALDDARVLAEAFRPSLRAAAAGGLRLPLLECRPLTEWSDTPRVGLQAGGGHGGHRGGGWRPSRKRPACPHPNPGRYEEGKRLKQGMRVAFSGDTSTDRELLEDRATEAGLHVATSLSRLTSLLVTNDPDSGTSKAAKARQFGTPVVDEAAFGQLLRDVEPADG